The following coding sequences lie in one Pseudorca crassidens isolate mPseCra1 chromosome 2, mPseCra1.hap1, whole genome shotgun sequence genomic window:
- the MKNK1 gene encoding MAP kinase-interacting serine/threonine-protein kinase 1 isoform X1 encodes MQNRPEMGSSEPVPIAESDKRKKKKRKARATDSLPGKFEDTYKLTSELLGEGAYAKVQGAVSLQSGKEYAVKIIEKHAGHSRSRVFREVETLYQCQGNKNILELIEFFEDDTRFYLVFEKLQGGSILTHIQKQKQFNEREASRVVQDVAAALDFLHTKGIAHRDLKPENILCESPEKVSPVKICDFDLGSGVKLNNSCTPITTPELTTPCGSAEYMAPEVVEVFTDKATFYDKRCDLWSLGVVLYIMLSGYPPFVGHCGADCGWDRGEVCTVCQNKLFESIQEGKYEFPDKDWAHISNEAKDLISKLLVRDVKQRLSAAQVLQHPWVQGQAPERGLPTPQVLQRNSSTMDLTLFAAEAIALNRQLSQHEENELAKESEALAEGLCSVKLSPPSKSRLARRRALTQAGRSGDTQPSPTPTELCPTPGPRPGPSGNL; translated from the exons ATGCAGAATAGACCAG AGATGGGCAGCAGTGAACCTGTTCCCATTGCAGAAagtgacaagaggaagaagaagaagcgGAAGGCCCGGGCCACTGACTCCTTGCCAGGAAAGTTTGAAG ATACGTACAAACTGACCTCTGAGCTGCTTGGAGAGGGAGCCTATGCCAAAGTTCAAGGTGCCGTGAGCCTGCAGAGTGGCAAGGAGTATGCTGTCAAA aTCATTGAAAAACATGCAGGACACAGTCGGAGTAGGGTATTTCGGGAGGTGGAGACGCTGTATCAGTGTCAAGGAAACAA GAACATTTTGGAGCTGATTGAGTTCTTTGAAGACGACACAAGGTTTTACTTGGTCTTTGAGAAATTGCAAGGAG GCTCCATCCTGACCCACATCCAGAAGCAGAAGCAATTCAACGAGCGAGAAGCCAGCCGAGTGGTGCAGGATGTCGCCGCAGCCCTTGACTTCCTGCACACCAAAG GCATTGCTCACCGCGATCTGAAGCCAGAAAATATATTGTGTGAATCTCCAGAAAAG GTGTCTCCGGTGAAAATCTGTGACTTTGACTTGGGCAGTGGGGTGAAACTGAACAACTCCTGCACCCCCATAACCACACCAGAGCTGACCACTCCA TGTGGCTCTGCAGAATATATGGCCCCTGAGGTGGTAGAAGTCTTCACGGATAAGGCCACTTTTTACGACAAGCGCTGTGACCTGTGGAGCCTGGGTGTGGTCCTCTACATCATGCTGAGTGGCTACCCGCCCTTTGTGGGTCACTGCGGAGCCGACTGTGGCTGGGACCGGGGAGAGGTCTGCACAGTGTGCCAG AACAAGCTGTTTGAGAGCATCCAGGAAGGCAAGTATGAGTTTCCTGACAAGGACTGGGCTCATATCTCCAACGAGGCCAAAGACCTCATCTCCAAGCTCCTGGTTCGAGACGTGAAACAGAGACTGAGTGCCGCCCAAGTTCTGCAGCACCCGTGGGTGCAGGGG CAAGCTCCAGAAAGGGGACTCCCCACGCCGCAAGTCCTCCAGAG AAATAGCAGCACAATGGACCTGACGCTCTTTGCGGCTGAGGCCATCGCCCTTAACCGCCAGCTGTCTCAGCACGAGGAGAATGAACTGGCGAAGGAGTCGGAGGCGCTGGCCGAGGGCCTCTGCTCCGTGAagctttcccctccctccaagTCACGCCTGGCCCGCCGGAGGGCGCTGACCCAGGCAGGCCGCAGTGGAGACACGCAACCGAGCCCGACACCCACAGAGCTCTGTCCCACTCCgggccccaggcctggcccctctGGAAACCTGTGA
- the MKNK1 gene encoding MAP kinase-interacting serine/threonine-protein kinase 1 isoform X2, whose amino-acid sequence MGSSEPVPIAESDKRKKKKRKARATDSLPGKFEDTYKLTSELLGEGAYAKVQGAVSLQSGKEYAVKIIEKHAGHSRSRVFREVETLYQCQGNKNILELIEFFEDDTRFYLVFEKLQGGSILTHIQKQKQFNEREASRVVQDVAAALDFLHTKGIAHRDLKPENILCESPEKVSPVKICDFDLGSGVKLNNSCTPITTPELTTPCGSAEYMAPEVVEVFTDKATFYDKRCDLWSLGVVLYIMLSGYPPFVGHCGADCGWDRGEVCTVCQNKLFESIQEGKYEFPDKDWAHISNEAKDLISKLLVRDVKQRLSAAQVLQHPWVQGQAPERGLPTPQVLQRNSSTMDLTLFAAEAIALNRQLSQHEENELAKESEALAEGLCSVKLSPPSKSRLARRRALTQAGRSGDTQPSPTPTELCPTPGPRPGPSGNL is encoded by the exons ATGGGCAGCAGTGAACCTGTTCCCATTGCAGAAagtgacaagaggaagaagaagaagcgGAAGGCCCGGGCCACTGACTCCTTGCCAGGAAAGTTTGAAG ATACGTACAAACTGACCTCTGAGCTGCTTGGAGAGGGAGCCTATGCCAAAGTTCAAGGTGCCGTGAGCCTGCAGAGTGGCAAGGAGTATGCTGTCAAA aTCATTGAAAAACATGCAGGACACAGTCGGAGTAGGGTATTTCGGGAGGTGGAGACGCTGTATCAGTGTCAAGGAAACAA GAACATTTTGGAGCTGATTGAGTTCTTTGAAGACGACACAAGGTTTTACTTGGTCTTTGAGAAATTGCAAGGAG GCTCCATCCTGACCCACATCCAGAAGCAGAAGCAATTCAACGAGCGAGAAGCCAGCCGAGTGGTGCAGGATGTCGCCGCAGCCCTTGACTTCCTGCACACCAAAG GCATTGCTCACCGCGATCTGAAGCCAGAAAATATATTGTGTGAATCTCCAGAAAAG GTGTCTCCGGTGAAAATCTGTGACTTTGACTTGGGCAGTGGGGTGAAACTGAACAACTCCTGCACCCCCATAACCACACCAGAGCTGACCACTCCA TGTGGCTCTGCAGAATATATGGCCCCTGAGGTGGTAGAAGTCTTCACGGATAAGGCCACTTTTTACGACAAGCGCTGTGACCTGTGGAGCCTGGGTGTGGTCCTCTACATCATGCTGAGTGGCTACCCGCCCTTTGTGGGTCACTGCGGAGCCGACTGTGGCTGGGACCGGGGAGAGGTCTGCACAGTGTGCCAG AACAAGCTGTTTGAGAGCATCCAGGAAGGCAAGTATGAGTTTCCTGACAAGGACTGGGCTCATATCTCCAACGAGGCCAAAGACCTCATCTCCAAGCTCCTGGTTCGAGACGTGAAACAGAGACTGAGTGCCGCCCAAGTTCTGCAGCACCCGTGGGTGCAGGGG CAAGCTCCAGAAAGGGGACTCCCCACGCCGCAAGTCCTCCAGAG AAATAGCAGCACAATGGACCTGACGCTCTTTGCGGCTGAGGCCATCGCCCTTAACCGCCAGCTGTCTCAGCACGAGGAGAATGAACTGGCGAAGGAGTCGGAGGCGCTGGCCGAGGGCCTCTGCTCCGTGAagctttcccctccctccaagTCACGCCTGGCCCGCCGGAGGGCGCTGACCCAGGCAGGCCGCAGTGGAGACACGCAACCGAGCCCGACACCCACAGAGCTCTGTCCCACTCCgggccccaggcctggcccctctGGAAACCTGTGA
- the MKNK1 gene encoding MAP kinase-interacting serine/threonine-protein kinase 1 isoform X3: MQNRPEMGSSEPVPIAESDKRKKKKRKARATDSLPGKFEDTYKLTSELLGEGAYAKVQGAVSLQSGKEYAVKIIEKHAGHSRSRVFREVETLYQCQGNKNILELIEFFEDDTRFYLVFEKLQGGSILTHIQKQKQFNEREASRVVQDVAAALDFLHTKGIAHRDLKPENILCESPEKVSPVKICDFDLGSGVKLNNSCTPITTPELTTPCGSAEYMAPEVVEVFTDKATFYDKRCDLWSLGVVLYIMLSGYPPFVGHCGADCGWDRGEVCTVCQNKLFESIQEGKYEFPDKDWAHISNEAKDLISKLLVRDVKQRLSAAQVLQHPWVQGK; the protein is encoded by the exons ATGCAGAATAGACCAG AGATGGGCAGCAGTGAACCTGTTCCCATTGCAGAAagtgacaagaggaagaagaagaagcgGAAGGCCCGGGCCACTGACTCCTTGCCAGGAAAGTTTGAAG ATACGTACAAACTGACCTCTGAGCTGCTTGGAGAGGGAGCCTATGCCAAAGTTCAAGGTGCCGTGAGCCTGCAGAGTGGCAAGGAGTATGCTGTCAAA aTCATTGAAAAACATGCAGGACACAGTCGGAGTAGGGTATTTCGGGAGGTGGAGACGCTGTATCAGTGTCAAGGAAACAA GAACATTTTGGAGCTGATTGAGTTCTTTGAAGACGACACAAGGTTTTACTTGGTCTTTGAGAAATTGCAAGGAG GCTCCATCCTGACCCACATCCAGAAGCAGAAGCAATTCAACGAGCGAGAAGCCAGCCGAGTGGTGCAGGATGTCGCCGCAGCCCTTGACTTCCTGCACACCAAAG GCATTGCTCACCGCGATCTGAAGCCAGAAAATATATTGTGTGAATCTCCAGAAAAG GTGTCTCCGGTGAAAATCTGTGACTTTGACTTGGGCAGTGGGGTGAAACTGAACAACTCCTGCACCCCCATAACCACACCAGAGCTGACCACTCCA TGTGGCTCTGCAGAATATATGGCCCCTGAGGTGGTAGAAGTCTTCACGGATAAGGCCACTTTTTACGACAAGCGCTGTGACCTGTGGAGCCTGGGTGTGGTCCTCTACATCATGCTGAGTGGCTACCCGCCCTTTGTGGGTCACTGCGGAGCCGACTGTGGCTGGGACCGGGGAGAGGTCTGCACAGTGTGCCAG AACAAGCTGTTTGAGAGCATCCAGGAAGGCAAGTATGAGTTTCCTGACAAGGACTGGGCTCATATCTCCAACGAGGCCAAAGACCTCATCTCCAAGCTCCTGGTTCGAGACGTGAAACAGAGACTGAGTGCCGCCCAAGTTCTGCAGCACCCGTGGGTGCAGGGG AAATAG